AACCCTACGGCTGCCACCGCATCGTCCGAATAAGCACTCAGCATAAACGTATCCACCAGTCCCATAAGACGCAACAGAAGTAACTCGATGAATATGGGCCATGAGACAGCAAACAACCTTAGGTGGTGACTCTGTAACATTCCATCCCCCCTACTTTGTTGAAGCACCAATCTCATTGTAAAGGGTAGATTGCAGGAGAAACAGTCTGAAATTTCATTTTTTTGTATGGTATACTTGCCTTAGAGGGGAGGAATTGCGTCCGTTGTCTTTCAAAGTGAAAAGCCTTGAACATGCCGGCGTTACCACAAGGGCAATGAGCACATCACAAGGCTTTGATCACCGTTCAATTAAGAATAAATCGTTCTCCCGTGCTCATCTTCGATTCCTGATTTCCGATAAAAATACGTATTGATGATGTCGCGCCACTCTTTAGCTGAATCGACTTGGAGATTAAATCGAGTTAACCCATCATTAAACCGTTCCTCATCTATTAATTCCTTGATTGACTTCCATTGTTCACGTAGCTGTTCGGCCTGTTCTGCTCCTTCAAAATGGGTATCGTAAATATGCTGAATCACTGATTTCCCTGAATGCAGTTGATGCGTATAGGGAACATGATGAAAAAACAGTACTAACTCATCAGGACATGCCTCAAGTGATTCATAACGCTTTTCATTTTCAGGAAAGTATTGACTCGTGTAGCCAGTGCCCGTTTGCATCGTTCGATCCACACCGATGCCATGTAAGTCAGCAAAATGATACGTTCCCCACGCTGAATATTCATAGCCATCAACATTGGGTCCATAGTGATGATTTGGATTGACCATCCATCCTACGCCAAGTGGAGCTGTATAATTCTCATACGTTTGCAACGACTGTAGGAGCATCTCTTTTATCGTTTTCAAGACGGTTGCGTGATTTCCATAGGTTTGTGTAATCCATTCTGAAGCGATGGCATCCGCGGACAATTCCGGGTTCCAGACCAATCGACCATACCCATATAAATTAGCTTGAGCCAGAGGATGGCCCGTCCAATTATACGCATCCCCGCTGTTGGCGACAGCCGCAATTCCACTTAAAGGTCGCTCGTATAATGACCCACTCGCTACATCCTTTACAAAAGAACCTTCGCCCTTTGCATACGTATCAAAATTCAATACATCCTTCCATTGGGGCACTAAATAGCAAAGATGCTTTTGCTGACCTGTATATTCTTGCGCGATTTGAAATTCGAGAATTTGGTTCGTATCCTTCATGGCCCCCAGCAATGGAGAAACACCCTCGCGAACTTGAAAGTCCATCGGCCCATTTTTGATTTGCAAAATGACGTTATCGTTAAACTGCCCATCTAGAGGCATAAAATGATCATAGGCTGCCCTTGCGCGATCTGTTGTTTTGTCGCGCCAGTCCTGATGACAATTGTAAACAAAGCAACGCCATATGAGGATACCACCATGTGGTGCAAGGGCTTCACCGAGCATGTTCGCACCGTCTGCGTGTGTCCGACCATACGTAAACGGTCCCGGTCGATTTTCTGAATCTGCCTTAATGACAAACCCACCAAAGTCAGGAATGGCAGCGTAAATTTCGCTAGCTTTTTCTTTCCACCACTCTCGGACATCATCAGCAAGCGGATCAGCTGATGATAAACCACCTAATTGCATCGGACTTGAATAATTCGCGCTTAGAAACAACTTGATGTTATAGGCACGGAAGATGTCTGCTGTACGCGCAACATCTGGTAAAAAGGCGGCTGTAATGAATTCTGATTCCACTTGGTGCACATTGACATTATTGATGGTCACTGCATTGATGCCAATAGAGGCGAGCATACGTGCATAATCATGCATGCGATCCCATTGCCTGGAAAAGCGGTTTTGTTGATAAAAAAATGACAATCCAGCATACCCTCGCTCAATGCTCCCATCAACATTGTCCCAATGGTTCATCATTCGTATTTGGTTCACTGGCTGCTCAATCACTTCTTCGGTTGTGAGGATCTCATTCAACTGCATTTTTCGAAGCAAATGAAAAACAGCATATAAAATACCCTTCTCTGTTTTGCCTAATACGTACAGCTGATGCTGGCGCTCATCCATTCGTATACAATAACCTTCCTCATTAAGGTTGGCGAGGCTTATCCTATCTAAAATATCTTCTTGAGCTACGTCCTCTAATGTGCCGAGTACGAGCTGGTTGTCGTCTTTCCCTGTTTCTGTTGGCGTCTCTCCAAGCAAAGAGGTAATGCCCCTTTGCAGTTCATCGATTGCTGAGTTAATCAACGGTGTACGATCACACAAAACAACAAATGATTGACAAAACGAGCGATAAAAAGAAGCAACTGACACATCATCAATGGCGTTATATTGCAGCCAGCAGTTATAGCTTTGAGGGTGGTTTTCTCTCATTTGACGTGCTTGATTTTCGGTAGGATGGTTCGTATTGATTGTCATAAAATCCTCCTCGACCATAGGTAATCTAATCACTAAATGACTTTAAAAAGCGGCTGCTCACGTAGCCATGAGACATTAGCGCTCGGGAAGCGGATCTGCAATTTTCTTGCCAACGATGCCATTCCTGCCTCCTCGCTTTCCATATGCCCTAATACGATAAGTGCTTTTTTCTTTCCTTGATATACGGCATCGCGTA
This genomic interval from Aureibacillus halotolerans contains the following:
- a CDS encoding alpha-glucuronidase family glycosyl hydrolase, with product MRENHPQSYNCWLQYNAIDDVSVASFYRSFCQSFVVLCDRTPLINSAIDELQRGITSLLGETPTETGKDDNQLVLGTLEDVAQEDILDRISLANLNEEGYCIRMDERQHQLYVLGKTEKGILYAVFHLLRKMQLNEILTTEEVIEQPVNQIRMMNHWDNVDGSIERGYAGLSFFYQQNRFSRQWDRMHDYARMLASIGINAVTINNVNVHQVESEFITAAFLPDVARTADIFRAYNIKLFLSANYSSPMQLGGLSSADPLADDVREWWKEKASEIYAAIPDFGGFVIKADSENRPGPFTYGRTHADGANMLGEALAPHGGILIWRCFVYNCHQDWRDKTTDRARAAYDHFMPLDGQFNDNVILQIKNGPMDFQVREGVSPLLGAMKDTNQILEFQIAQEYTGQQKHLCYLVPQWKDVLNFDTYAKGEGSFVKDVASGSLYERPLSGIAAVANSGDAYNWTGHPLAQANLYGYGRLVWNPELSADAIASEWITQTYGNHATVLKTIKEMLLQSLQTYENYTAPLGVGWMVNPNHHYGPNVDGYEYSAWGTYHFADLHGIGVDRTMQTGTGYTSQYFPENEKRYESLEACPDELVLFFHHVPYTHQLHSGKSVIQHIYDTHFEGAEQAEQLREQWKSIKELIDEERFNDGLTRFNLQVDSAKEWRDIINTYFYRKSGIEDEHGRTIYS